A portion of the Oxynema aestuarii AP17 genome contains these proteins:
- a CDS encoding NAD(P)H-binding protein, whose product MKAFVAGATGETGRRIVQQLVDRDIPVRALVRNLELGRQLLPPQAELVVGDVLNRDKLAEAIADSTVLLCATGAKPSLNFTEPYLVDYEGTKNLVDVAKTQGIEHFVLVSSLCVSRLFHPLNLFWLILVWKKQAEQYLQQSGLTYTIVRPGGLRNDETPEAIVMSSADTLFEGSIPRQKVAETCVEALFQVESYNKIVEIVTRLEAPDRPLAELFAGVAASE is encoded by the coding sequence GTGAAAGCATTTGTAGCCGGAGCCACCGGAGAAACCGGACGTCGGATCGTCCAACAATTGGTCGATCGCGACATCCCCGTGCGCGCTTTAGTCCGCAATCTCGAACTCGGTCGCCAACTGTTACCCCCCCAAGCGGAGTTGGTCGTCGGCGATGTTTTAAATCGGGATAAGTTAGCCGAGGCGATCGCCGATTCTACCGTACTGTTGTGCGCTACGGGGGCCAAACCCAGCTTGAATTTTACCGAACCGTATCTGGTCGATTACGAAGGGACGAAAAACCTCGTCGATGTCGCCAAAACCCAAGGGATCGAGCATTTCGTCCTCGTTTCTTCCTTGTGCGTGTCGCGCCTCTTTCACCCGTTGAACCTTTTCTGGTTGATTCTCGTCTGGAAAAAACAAGCGGAGCAGTACCTACAGCAAAGCGGTCTGACCTACACGATCGTCCGTCCGGGAGGCTTGCGTAACGACGAAACCCCCGAGGCGATCGTCATGTCGTCGGCGGATACTTTGTTTGAAGGGAGCATCCCGCGCCAAAAAGTCGCCGAAACTTGTGTTGAAGCGCTGTTTCAGGTGGAATCGTACAATAAGATCGTGGAAATTGTCACTCGTTTGGAGGCGCCCGATCGCCCGTTGGCCGAGTTATTTGCTGGGGTAGCCGCTTCTGAGTAA